One Anopheles marshallii chromosome 3, idAnoMarsDA_429_01, whole genome shotgun sequence genomic region harbors:
- the LOC128716128 gene encoding cytochrome P450 4C1-like — MFNGETVVLVQLALVVITLVPFLRWLKKRIQLQNVMDKIPGPKAYPVVGTMHPFIGKKSEEIFYIIDQRTRDFPGIHRIWNGFTPEVRINKAEYVEKLISSSRHIEKSTMYKFLSAWLGQGLLTSKDDRWFQHRRLITPTFHFNILDGFCEVFAEHGAQLVEKLSVQAKSSKQPINVYPFITKAALDIICETAMGVKVHAQTSGMDNPYVAAVYELSALIQYRVVRPWLHSDFIWNRSRAGQQYHRALAEVHGYSSKVIRERREELKQRPANESKAQEWDSGRKQRLAFLDMLLQSNEQSNLLSDDDVREEVDTFMFEGHDTTTAGMCWALFLLALHPEIQHQVQQEIDSIFGESDRAPSMRDLNEMKLLERCLKETLRLYPSVSFFGRTLSEDITLGAYHVPAGTVVGVHAYHVHRDERFFPDAEKFDPDRFLPEQTEKRHPYAYIPFSAGPRNCIGQKFALLEEKSLVSSILRRFTVRSAKTRAEQLIQHELITRPKDGISLYFEPRGGVNVKQGSFTPPTTTAIQKRLK, encoded by the exons ATGTTCAACGGGGAAACGGTTGTGCTTGTGCAGTTAGCACTGGTAGTGATTACTTTGGTGCCCTTTTTGAGGTGGCTCAAAAAAAGGATCCAGCTGCAGAATGTAATGGACAAAATTCCGGGCCCCAAGGCTTACCCGGTGGTCGGAACGATGCACCCTTTTATTGGAAAGAAGTCGGAAG AAATATTCTATATAATTGATCAACGCACCCGCGACTTCCCGGGAATTCATCGGATTTGGAACGGATTCACACCGGAGGTGCGAATTAACAAGGCGGAGTACGTAGAGAAGCTCATCTCTTCCAGCCGGCACATCGAGAAGTCAACGATGTATAAATTTCTCTCGGCCTGGCTCGGTCAGGGTCTGCTAACCTCGAAAG ATGATCGATGGTTTCAGCACCGACGACTCATAACGCCCACATTCCACTTCAACATACTCGACGGCTTCTGCGAGGTGTTTGCCGAGCACGGTGCACAGCTGGTGGAGAAGCTGTCAGTACAGGCCAAAAGTAGCAAACAACCGATCAACGTGTACCCGTTCATTACGAAGGCGGCCCTGGATATTATTTGCG AAACGGCGATGGGTGTGAAGGTGCACGCACAGACTAGTGGCATGGATAATCCGTACGTTGCGGCTGTGTACGA GCTGAGCGCACTGATTCAGTACCGTGTGGTGCGGCCCTGGCTTCATTCGGACTTTATCTGGAATAGGTCGCGTGCTGGCCAGCAATACCACAGAGCACTAGCCGAGGTGCACGGATACTCGAGCAAG GTTATACGCGAGCGACGTGAAGAGCTGAAGCAACGTCCGGCGAACGAAAGCAAGGCGCAGGAATGGGACAGTGGTCGGAAGCAACGGCTCGCTTTTCTAGATATGTTGCTGCAGAGCAACGAGCAGAGCAACCTGCTCAGTGACGACGATGTCCGGGAAGAGGTCGACACGTTTATGTTCGAG GGACACGATACGACCACCGCCGGGATGTGCTGGGCGTTGTTTCTGCTCGCACTTCATCCGGAAATTCAGCATCAAGTTCAGCAGGAAATTGATTCGATCTTTGGCGAGTCGGACCGGGCCCCATCGATGCGAGATCTGAACGAGATGAAGCTGCTCGAACGGTGCCTCAAGGAGACGTTACGGCTCTACCCATCCGTGTCCTTTTTTGGCCGTACGCTCAGCGAAGACATTACGCTCGGCGCTTATCACGTCCCGGCCGGCACGGTTGTCGGTGTGCATGCGTACCACGTGCATCGGGACGAGCG GTTCTTTCCCGATGCAGAAAAATTTGACCCTGACCGTTTCCTGCCGGAACAGACGGAAAAACGACACCCGTACGCGTACATTCCGTTCAGTGCCGGGCCACGGAACTGCATCGGCCAGAAGTTTGCACTGCTCGAAGAGAAGAGTCTCGTTTCGTCGATCCTGCGTCGGTTTACCGTCCGGTCAGCAAAGACACGGGCTGAACAGTTAATACAGCACGAGCTCATCACACGACCGAAGGATGGAATTTCGTTGTACTTTGAGCCAAGAGGTGGTGTGAATGTCAAGCAGG GGTCATTCACGCCACCAACTACAACGGCTATCCAAAAACGGTTGAAGTAA